In Metopolophium dirhodum isolate CAU chromosome 7, ASM1992520v1, whole genome shotgun sequence, one genomic interval encodes:
- the LOC132949783 gene encoding probable asparagine--tRNA ligase, mitochondrial, translating to MMNMKLLSLPCRYTLSRHLYSSCSVKDILNTQPEGCKKKLKGWAKAMRKMKENIFVDLDDGSTHRRLQVVIPKNKIPASLTYGCSFEAEGVLVRNPNYQLELVAESINVYGSCVVQDGYPFAPRKTYHPEYVRQHLHIRPRTATFSSLLRLRDKLSSAVRNRFAEDNFIEINAPVLSSNDCEGAGEVFAVKPDSENLVKEMITKDHQSPMEAFFNGQTYLTVSGQLHLECMARALTKVYTLGPTFRAENSKSRLHLSEFYMIEAEQAFIDNTEELLSSIEKTTSTVVKQLLEKSSDEIGHYRNIIGASKDNDPVNMVNVPYEVISYQKACDVLEKENCFKNSMIRGKPLAKEHELFLVKYNGQKPIFVVDWPKDLKPFYTKAIPNNKSLVYAVDLLCPNVGELCGGSVREDDYDVLKEKLSFVGLEDKLHWYLELRKFGNVSTAGFGIGFERFLQVLLDVQNIKDTIAFPRWPHNCKM from the exons ATGATGAATATGAAACTATTAAGTTTACCATGCAGATATACTCTGAGCAGGCATCTGTATTCCAGTTGTTCAGtaaaagacattttaaatactcAACCCGagggttgtaaaaaaaaattaaag gGTTGGGCAAAAGCAATGCgaaaaatgaaagaaaacatATTTGTGGACTTAGATGATGGTTCTACACATCGTCGTCTACAAGTAGTAATACCTAAAAATAAGATTCCAGCTTCATTGACCTATGGATGTTCCTTTGAAGCTGAGGGTGTCTTAGTTAGAAACCCTAACTATCAACTGGAATTGGTAGCAGAATCTATTAATGTTTATGGATCATGTGTTGTCCAAGATGGTTATCCATTTGCACCTCGAAAAACTTACCATCCAGAATATGTCAGACAACATTTACATATTCGTCCACGTACAGCAACATTTAGTAGTCTACTTAGGCTCAGAGACAAATTGTCTAGTGCTGTTAGAAATAGATTTGCTGAAGacaattttatagaaataaatgcTCCAGTATTATCTTCTAATGATTGTGAAGGAGCTGGTGAAGTATTTGCAGTTAAACCAGATAGTGAAAATTTAGTTAAAGAAATGATTACAAAAGATCATCAGTCACCTATGGAAGCTTTTTTTAATGGGCAAACGTATTTAACAGTATCTGGACAGTTGCATTTAGAATGTATGGCGCGGGCTCTAACTAAAGTTTACACATTAGGGCCAACATTTAGAGCAGAAAATTCAAAGTCTAGATTACATTTATCCGAATTTTATATGATTGAAGCTGAGCAAGCTTTTATTGACAATACAGAAGAACTCTTGAGTTCAATAGAAAAAACTACATCTACAGTTGTAAAACAACTTTTGGAGAAATCTAGTGATGAAATAGGCCATTACAGAAACATCATAGGTGCTTCTAAAGACAATGACCCTGTGAATATGGTTAATGTTCCTTATGAAGTAATTAGTTACCAAAAAGCATGTGATgtattagaaaaagaaaattgcTTTAAAAACTCAATGATTCGAGGCAAACCTTTGGCTAAAGAACATGAATTGTTTTTGGTGAAATATAACGGTCAGAAACCTATTTTTGTCGTGGATTGGCCTAAagatttaaaaccattttatacTAAAGCTATACCTAATAACAAATCATTG GTGTATGCTGTAGACCTATTGTGTCCAAATGTTGGTGAATTATGCGGTGGAAGTGTGCGAGAAGATGATTATGAcgttttgaaagaaaaattatCTTTTGTAGGATTAGAAGACAAACTTCATTGGTATTTAGAATTAAGAAAATTTGGGAATGTGTCTACTGCTGGTTTTGGCATAGGTTTTGAACGATTTCTTCAAGTATTGTTAGATGTACAGAATATTAAAGATACCATTGCATTTCCAAGATGGCCACATaactgtaaaatgtaa